The following are encoded together in the Methanosarcina flavescens genome:
- a CDS encoding UPF0280 family protein, giving the protein MPYPVKKPAEEPDHAPIKEHFQLRETIVTIAADDQAHIEAAKEAIRIHRAALETYILSDPYFRLTLEPYECPKNAPEIVKRMVKAGNTMGIGPMSAVAGTISALAVEAMVNAGARYAIVDNGGDIALINDRPVVVGIYAGQSAIKNLGLIFEPRHSITGVCTSAGTVGPSINFGMADAAAVFSDDVSLADAAATALGNEVGIGKESVEASFRAVKGIPGIRGALVIQGEYIGMWGQLPEITRADIRYEHITKA; this is encoded by the coding sequence ATGCCATATCCCGTAAAAAAGCCAGCTGAAGAACCTGACCATGCCCCGATTAAAGAGCATTTCCAGCTCAGGGAAACCATAGTTACTATTGCGGCTGATGACCAGGCTCATATCGAAGCTGCAAAAGAAGCGATCCGCATCCACAGGGCAGCCCTTGAGACTTACATTCTTTCCGATCCTTATTTTCGGCTTACTCTTGAGCCCTATGAATGCCCGAAAAATGCTCCTGAGATTGTAAAGAGAATGGTAAAAGCCGGAAACACTATGGGAATAGGTCCTATGAGTGCGGTTGCAGGTACGATTTCGGCGCTTGCAGTGGAAGCTATGGTTAATGCAGGAGCTAGGTACGCAATTGTTGATAATGGCGGAGATATTGCACTTATTAACGACAGGCCTGTTGTGGTAGGGATCTATGCTGGACAATCCGCTATTAAAAATCTAGGTCTGATATTCGAGCCCCGACACTCGATTACAGGCGTATGCACTTCAGCCGGTACAGTTGGGCCCTCGATAAACTTTGGGATGGCGGATGCAGCGGCTGTGTTCTCGGACGACGTTTCCCTGGCAGATGCGGCTGCAACTGCTCTTGGAAATGAGGTGGGCATAGGCAAGGAATCCGTAGAGGCTTCTTTCAGAGCTGTGAAGGGAATTCCGGGAATAAGAGGGGCACTTGTGATTCAGGGAGAATACATTGGCATGTGGGGTCAGTTACCAGAAATTACAAGGGCTGATATTAGGTATGAACATATAACTAAAGCGTAA
- a CDS encoding serine/threonine-protein kinase RIO2, protein MIDEALRVFKELDSKDFRILIGIETGMKHFEWVPIEELNKYTRLPFEKLEYRIKKLVRNKLVVRTTQPYEGYQIYFEGYDALALNAFVKRKSISAIGDEIGVGKESVIYEAILPPELAIGEPVPVVIKFHREGRTSFKQIKRVREHLGDREHFSWIYAARLAAQREYDIMVMLYPKVSIPKPFDHNRHAVVMELAKGSLLSKTKLLDPEWYLDEILKQVKITYSLGVIHADLSEYNIFASEDGVQLIDWPQYITLEHPHADEILERDVSNILTHFSRKYEIKRELDETIREIKNQAARSAEGEEGEEIRGLSTVEKLDLEEAQEEEAFEEDIFQDEDFEVENFEAEEFEAEEFEAEETEAEETETKDLK, encoded by the coding sequence ATGATAGACGAAGCGCTGAGGGTTTTTAAGGAGCTTGACTCAAAGGATTTCAGAATCCTTATTGGCATTGAAACCGGAATGAAGCATTTTGAATGGGTGCCAATTGAAGAGCTGAATAAGTACACCAGGCTGCCTTTTGAAAAGCTGGAGTACAGAATAAAGAAACTTGTCCGGAATAAGCTTGTGGTAAGGACTACCCAGCCATATGAAGGTTATCAGATATACTTCGAAGGGTACGATGCTCTTGCTCTCAATGCTTTTGTCAAAAGGAAAAGTATCAGTGCGATAGGGGATGAAATTGGAGTAGGAAAGGAATCAGTCATTTATGAAGCGATCCTGCCGCCCGAGCTTGCAATTGGAGAGCCTGTCCCGGTTGTGATCAAATTTCACAGAGAAGGCAGGACCAGTTTCAAACAGATAAAGAGGGTGCGTGAACATCTGGGAGACAGAGAGCATTTTTCCTGGATCTATGCAGCCCGGCTTGCCGCTCAGCGGGAGTACGACATCATGGTTATGCTGTATCCCAAAGTTTCAATCCCGAAGCCATTTGACCATAACAGGCATGCTGTAGTCATGGAACTTGCAAAGGGCAGCCTGCTCTCAAAAACGAAACTCCTTGACCCCGAATGGTACCTAGATGAAATCCTCAAGCAGGTGAAAATTACCTATTCCCTGGGAGTCATCCACGCCGATTTAAGTGAATATAATATCTTTGCTTCCGAAGATGGTGTCCAGCTTATCGACTGGCCACAGTATATCACTCTTGAACACCCTCACGCTGACGAAATCCTCGAAAGGGACGTTTCAAATATACTGACTCACTTCTCCCGGAAGTACGAAATTAAAAGAGAGCTTGATGAAACAATCCGGGAGATTAAGAACCAGGCAGCCAGGAGCGCAGAGGGCGAAGAAGGCGAAGAAATTAGGGGTCTTAGTACTGTGGAGAAGCTTGATCTTGAAGAAGCCCAGGAAGAAGAAGCCTTTGAAGAGGATATTTTTCAGGATGAGGATTTTGAAGTCGAAAATTTCGAAGCAGAAGAATTTGAAGCTGAGGAATTCGAGGCTGAGGAAACTGAAGCCGAGGAAACTGAAACAAAAGATTTAAAATAA
- the pncB gene encoding nicotinate phosphoribosyltransferase: MIQSILDNDLYKFTMQLAVLELFPKAEAEYRFTNRGTQRFSTEFVEELKRVINEELPKLALTEEEYNWLSEHCPYLKPMYLEYLKNFRFKPYEVKVCLTEEKDLDIRIKGPWHSTILWEIVLMAVVSELYFATIEKAWKGDSENGCTSESVLAAYESKILEMGKVLEENNCFFSEFGTRRRRSSELHDLVMKTLSGIKTLMGTSNVYFAKKYNLKPIGTVGHEWIMGTSALVGLRYANRFAFDNWIDVYNGDLGIALTDTFGSKAFFKDMDLRLSKIYDGFRHDSGDPYDFVDAVIEHYRKMGIDPMKKSIVFSDALNTDMAILLKKYCEGRINCSFGIGTSLTNNSDFFRESPPLNMVIKLHSIDGIPVVKLSDSPEKETGERDAIRVANYIFGRKGLDE, translated from the coding sequence GTGATACAATCCATACTCGATAACGACCTTTATAAATTCACCATGCAGCTTGCAGTGCTTGAACTTTTTCCTAAAGCAGAAGCCGAGTACCGGTTTACAAACCGGGGTACCCAGCGCTTTTCTACGGAATTCGTAGAAGAACTGAAGAGGGTCATAAACGAAGAGCTCCCGAAGTTAGCGCTAACGGAAGAAGAATACAACTGGCTTTCCGAGCACTGCCCTTACCTGAAACCCATGTACCTTGAATATCTTAAAAATTTCCGCTTCAAGCCATATGAGGTAAAAGTCTGCCTTACCGAAGAAAAAGATCTCGATATCCGCATAAAAGGCCCCTGGCACAGCACAATTCTCTGGGAGATCGTACTTATGGCTGTGGTTTCAGAACTCTATTTCGCGACCATTGAAAAAGCATGGAAAGGGGATTCCGAAAATGGCTGCACTTCCGAATCCGTTCTAGCTGCTTATGAGAGCAAGATCCTTGAGATGGGAAAAGTCCTTGAAGAAAACAACTGCTTCTTTTCAGAATTTGGAACCCGCAGGCGAAGAAGTTCCGAACTTCATGACCTTGTGATGAAAACTCTCTCTGGCATAAAAACCCTTATGGGAACAAGCAATGTCTATTTTGCAAAAAAATATAACCTTAAACCCATTGGTACAGTCGGGCATGAGTGGATTATGGGCACTTCGGCGCTTGTAGGGTTAAGATATGCTAACCGTTTCGCTTTTGATAACTGGATAGATGTCTATAACGGTGACCTGGGAATTGCATTAACTGATACATTTGGCTCAAAAGCTTTCTTTAAAGACATGGACCTGAGGTTATCAAAAATTTACGATGGTTTCAGGCACGACAGTGGAGACCCTTATGACTTTGTGGATGCTGTGATAGAACACTATCGGAAAATGGGTATTGACCCAATGAAAAAGTCAATCGTTTTCAGTGATGCCCTTAATACGGATATGGCAATCCTGCTTAAAAAATATTGTGAAGGCAGAATTAACTGCAGTTTCGGGATTGGCACAAGCCTTACCAATAACTCTGATTTCTTCCGGGAGAGCCCTCCTCTTAACATGGTGATAAAGTTGCACAGCATTGACGGCATTCCTGTTGTAAAACTGAGCGATTCCCCTGAAAAGGAAACAGGAGAGAGAGACGCCATTCGGGTTGCGAATTACATTTTCGGAAGAAAAGGGCTTGACGAATAA
- a CDS encoding TolB family protein, whose product MKIMCRYLSSFLTLVLLTLPAGAEPIDVSGYGNFTGEPGWNITQNTSHNYFYSDSGLVCVATGEAEGIGEEVYADSFVENITFLTDSPESELFPSWTADGNNIMYIVHRDETGNNESYVMKSNGSEIERTGIGEGNLIGFNDINPSGTELVITKSINSQQGLYLVSLENGTVSPLADDPDKSEGWGAWCRLGQKIVYTQKSGNSSSELWIVDRDGSNRHRLGTSENVGTGKDWCPLGLKVLYSARNSKEKPDLWVIDWYGTNQTQLTDTPYGEWNPSFSPDGKKIIYISDEGGKPEIWLRDIEGNYRTRLTNDIGIVDSIPRWSPDGSKIVFTVHTLQNTTGNSITGGSDSNLENASDNLITNSTEIAVIKLENAPAVSPLPEVTSIKIDSVSTILESGAINIFHNHKK is encoded by the coding sequence ATGAAAATAATGTGCAGATATCTATCTTCGTTTTTAACTCTTGTACTTCTTACCCTACCTGCAGGTGCAGAACCTATTGACGTATCCGGATACGGAAATTTTACTGGGGAACCGGGATGGAACATAACGCAGAATACTTCACATAACTATTTCTATTCTGATTCGGGTTTAGTTTGCGTTGCTACCGGAGAGGCAGAAGGCATTGGAGAAGAGGTTTATGCGGATAGCTTTGTAGAAAATATTACTTTTCTTACTGACAGCCCGGAATCGGAATTATTCCCTTCATGGACTGCCGATGGGAATAATATCATGTATATAGTTCACAGGGATGAAACCGGAAATAATGAATCGTATGTAATGAAATCAAATGGAAGCGAGATTGAGCGAACAGGAATAGGGGAAGGGAACCTTATTGGCTTTAACGATATAAATCCCAGTGGGACAGAACTGGTTATAACAAAATCAATTAATTCCCAGCAAGGGCTCTACCTAGTAAGTCTGGAAAACGGGACAGTAAGCCCTCTTGCAGATGATCCTGATAAATCTGAAGGCTGGGGGGCATGGTGTCGTCTGGGGCAGAAGATAGTATACACACAGAAATCGGGCAATTCCTCTTCCGAGCTATGGATAGTTGACCGGGATGGGAGCAATAGACACAGGCTTGGGACTTCTGAAAACGTTGGAACGGGAAAAGACTGGTGCCCTCTCGGGCTTAAGGTTCTGTACAGTGCTAGAAATTCAAAAGAAAAGCCTGATCTCTGGGTAATAGATTGGTATGGCACAAACCAGACTCAGCTTACAGACACCCCATATGGGGAGTGGAATCCTTCCTTCAGCCCTGATGGTAAAAAAATCATATATATCTCTGATGAAGGAGGTAAGCCTGAAATCTGGCTCCGGGATATTGAGGGAAACTACAGGACAAGACTTACAAATGATATTGGAATAGTTGATTCCATCCCCAGATGGAGCCCCGACGGCTCAAAAATCGTTTTTACAGTACATACTCTGCAAAATACTACGGGCAATTCCATAACAGGCGGTTCAGACTCCAATCTGGAGAATGCTTCAGATAATTTGATAACAAACAGCACGGAAATTGCTGTTATAAAGCTTGAAAACGCACCTGCAGTCTCTCCTTTGCCGGAAGTTACGAGTATCAAAATCGACTCTGTGAGTACAATCCTGGAAAGTGGGGCTATCAACATTTTCCATAACCATAAAAAATAA
- a CDS encoding type 1 glutamine amidotransferase domain-containing protein, with translation MKALVFGADGFEDLELFYPYHRLKEEGITTHVASMKKGPIKGKQGYEINADAAFKDINPADYDILVISGGKGPEKMRLDESALEIARHFFKENKPVAAICHGPQVLISAGVIKGRKATCWIGIRDDIIAAGALYEDKEVVIDGNFVSSRSPADLHAFGREMIKLLK, from the coding sequence ATGAAAGCACTTGTATTCGGAGCCGATGGTTTTGAAGATCTTGAACTTTTCTACCCTTATCACCGCCTGAAAGAAGAAGGAATTACAACGCACGTAGCCTCAATGAAGAAGGGCCCGATAAAAGGAAAGCAGGGGTATGAGATCAACGCTGATGCCGCCTTTAAGGACATAAACCCTGCAGATTACGATATTCTCGTAATTTCCGGAGGAAAAGGCCCCGAAAAAATGAGGCTTGACGAGAGCGCTCTTGAGATTGCAAGGCATTTTTTCAAAGAAAACAAACCTGTTGCTGCAATCTGCCACGGCCCTCAGGTTCTTATCTCCGCAGGCGTCATAAAAGGCAGGAAAGCAACCTGCTGGATAGGCATAAGGGATGATATTATAGCTGCAGGAGCACTCTATGAGGACAAAGAGGTTGTCATAGACGGTAATTTTGTATCCTCAAGAAGCCCTGCTGACCTTCACGCCTTTGGAAGAGAAATGATTAAACTGCTGAAGTAA
- a CDS encoding DUF460 domain-containing protein, producing MQKRIIYGIDIARGSSRARELPRYALAILKDGEVSHQSMLRRQKIFNMIQKERPEIIAVDNIFELAADRNELLSLMERLPEGVKLVQVTGGLHPEPLVRLARKHGFSFDPENPNEEAEACARLADMGVGHEVSLFEDITKIKVSRARSLGRGGWSQNRYRRKVHGAVLQRSREIENTLRDLSREKGIRFEAVNVKGFGGYVRSEFTVYAKRGEIPIHPMASNDAQVSVRSVERDKIRYVPLKPKNSRRKFTIVGIDPGTTVGIAILSLDGDLLYLKSFRGIAPDEVVKLIAEYGKPAVIASDVTPMPSSVEKIRRSFNAVPASPGIEVSAEEKIALGKTFGYSNDHERDALTAALLTYRSYKNIFTRIEKKAPQNADIELIKFHVIHGIPIEAAIEKVQASGEPEKSKPKERAEKPEDRAIDETLLKMRETIQRQSEQIQNLQEYLEELKEELIAKDRKISKLESRLNSFKKEAYSEIRKSKEIQNRDEIIESLKKEVSKKSKTIKELRRRSNKLRKIQKMEVRGEGTAVKVIAAFTKESIAETKEKYGLKAGDVVFLETPSGGGAATAQILVEAGVRAVLIPEDISHAANETFFKGDVPVLKDIPLERAEDFAMADPETLKAAIAAWEKEADAKRHKAKQDELQSLFEEYKSERRRGLV from the coding sequence ATGCAAAAAAGGATTATCTATGGGATTGATATTGCCCGGGGCTCTTCCAGGGCAAGGGAACTTCCCAGATATGCACTTGCTATCCTAAAAGATGGTGAAGTTTCCCATCAAAGTATGCTCCGTCGCCAGAAGATCTTTAACATGATCCAGAAAGAAAGGCCGGAGATAATAGCTGTTGATAATATTTTCGAGCTTGCAGCCGATAGGAATGAGCTTCTTTCTCTTATGGAACGACTGCCTGAGGGAGTTAAACTTGTTCAGGTCACAGGTGGGCTGCATCCTGAACCGCTTGTCAGGCTTGCACGAAAACATGGTTTTTCTTTTGATCCCGAAAACCCGAATGAAGAAGCTGAAGCATGTGCCCGCCTTGCGGACATGGGAGTTGGGCATGAGGTTTCCCTTTTTGAAGACATCACAAAGATTAAAGTCAGCAGAGCCCGTTCCCTGGGAAGGGGAGGCTGGAGCCAGAATCGGTACCGTAGGAAGGTACACGGAGCTGTGCTGCAAAGGAGTAGAGAAATTGAAAATACCCTGAGAGATCTATCCAGGGAAAAAGGCATCAGGTTCGAAGCCGTAAATGTAAAAGGCTTCGGAGGCTATGTCAGGTCTGAATTCACTGTTTATGCAAAACGCGGAGAGATACCGATACACCCAATGGCAAGCAATGATGCTCAGGTAAGCGTAAGAAGCGTTGAACGCGATAAAATCCGGTATGTTCCTCTTAAACCGAAGAACTCGAGGCGTAAATTTACAATCGTGGGAATTGACCCCGGAACAACCGTAGGAATAGCCATCCTCTCACTTGACGGAGACCTTCTCTACTTGAAAAGCTTCAGAGGAATAGCACCTGATGAGGTGGTCAAACTTATTGCAGAATATGGAAAACCTGCAGTCATTGCCAGTGATGTAACTCCTATGCCGAGCTCGGTTGAGAAAATTAGAAGGAGTTTCAATGCTGTGCCTGCAAGTCCTGGGATCGAAGTTTCTGCCGAAGAAAAAATTGCACTTGGGAAGACCTTTGGCTACTCCAATGACCATGAAAGAGATGCACTGACTGCGGCTCTCCTTACTTACAGGAGTTACAAGAATATCTTTACCCGAATTGAAAAGAAAGCTCCGCAGAATGCCGATATCGAGCTGATAAAATTCCACGTAATCCATGGAATTCCAATAGAGGCTGCAATTGAAAAAGTCCAGGCTTCAGGTGAGCCTGAGAAATCAAAGCCAAAAGAGCGTGCTGAAAAGCCAGAGGACAGGGCAATTGATGAAACCCTCCTGAAAATGAGGGAAACTATCCAGCGGCAGAGCGAGCAGATTCAGAACCTGCAGGAATACCTTGAGGAATTAAAAGAAGAACTGATCGCAAAAGACAGGAAAATCTCAAAACTTGAATCAAGGTTGAATAGCTTCAAAAAGGAAGCCTACAGCGAAATCCGGAAATCAAAAGAAATCCAGAACCGGGATGAGATCATTGAAAGCTTGAAAAAAGAAGTAAGCAAAAAAAGCAAAACTATAAAAGAGCTGCGGCGCAGAAGTAACAAACTGCGTAAAATCCAGAAGATGGAAGTACGTGGAGAAGGTACGGCTGTCAAAGTTATTGCCGCTTTTACTAAGGAATCAATTGCCGAAACAAAGGAAAAATATGGGCTTAAGGCAGGCGACGTCGTTTTCCTGGAAACCCCAAGCGGAGGCGGGGCTGCAACAGCCCAGATTCTTGTAGAAGCCGGAGTCCGTGCCGTACTTATCCCTGAGGACATTTCGCACGCAGCCAACGAGACCTTCTTCAAAGGGGACGTGCCGGTTTTAAAAGACATTCCGTTAGAAAGGGCCGAAGATTTTGCAATGGCTGATCCCGAAACTCTAAAAGCCGCAATCGCAGCCTGGGAAAAAGAAGCCGACGCAAAACGGCACAAAGCCAAACAGGACGAACTGCAAAGCCTCTTTGAAGAATATAAAAGTGAAAGGCGCAGGGGCCTTGTTTAG